In Clostridium ljungdahlii DSM 13528, the genomic window AAATAATTCTCTATTTCCTTTAGATGCTCTAGTATCAAATGGTACTATCACTAAAGATCAAGAAAATTCCATAAAAGAAGCTTTTATATCTGCAAAAAAATCTTCTTATATCAATAAGTTACAAAAGCAAGCCAAATCAATATTACAAAATCCTATACTAGCAAAAAATCCTGAATTACTTCTAAATTCAGATCTATATAAGAAAAACAGCGATATTGATTACAGTTATGTTCCAAATACTTCATATTTAAATAAATTATAATATAATAGCAAATGGGACTGTCACACTAAGGAATTTACATACAACACATTGTTTTGAAAGTCACTTGCTAACACAATATGTTGTAGAATTTATTTTTAGTGCGACAGCCCCATTTTTTAGTGTTTTTCAATATAATATTACTTTCATCAATAGGCTTTAATATATATTTCTTTACTATATTTGTAAAATCTAAAGGAAGCAATGTTTTTTATTGATAACCGTCATATAAAGTTTCTAATGTTGTAACTACATCTTGTTCCGTAATTGTTCCTCCAAATGACATACATAGTGGTTCTTTATAAATCATTGGTTTTGCCGCTAATATCTGTTCCTTTGTAAATCCTTGCTCTCTAAAAGAAGGAATTTGTATTTCTTTGCACAACTTTCTAACTGCATTACCTACTGCTTTTCCAATTGCTTCTGGTTCTTCTGATGAAAAAGTAACTCCCATTATTTCTCCAATTTTTTTCATTTTCTCAGGATATGTTTTAGCAGCAAATTCTATAATAGCTGGAGTTACTAACGCACAGCATATACCATGAGAAATATGGTACATATGTCCTAAAGCATGTGCTGTTGAATGTCCCATATGCACTCCTGACTCATTAAATGCAATACCTGCAAAATTACTTGCTAGGGCTAAATTTTCTCTTGCTTCTGCATTGTTTATATCTTTTACTGCAATCGGCAACCATTTTGTTATTAATCGAATAGCTTCATAAGCTAGCAAATCAGAATGTGGTGTATTTTTTCCTTCCGTTAATGCTTCGTTGGCATGTGAAAATGCGTCCATTCCTGTAAATGCTGTAATAAATGCCGGACATCCAACTGTAAGTTCTGGATCTACAATTGCATAAT contains:
- a CDS encoding iron-containing alcohol dehydrogenase, with the translated sequence MLKSGVYTQLSPVLFGNGTLQQVGKKAKELGMNKVLLVTDKKISEIGYAEKVANIIREEDVQVVIWDGVETDCPDYTVTAAAAIGREKAVDGIVGLGGGSTLDSAKAIAAVIPNGDEVLQEIVLYLTGQKNYAVKPITMLLIPTTSGTGSESTFVSVISSEIMQCKIGLPCPPDYAIVDPELTVGCPAFITAFTGMDAFSHANEALTEGKNTPHSDLLAYEAIRLITKWLPIAVKDINNAEARENLALASNFAGIAFNESGVHMGHSTAHALGHMYHISHGICCALVTPAIIEFAAKTYPEKMKKIGEIMGVTFSSEEPEAIGKAVGNAVRKLCKEIQIPSFREQGFTKEQILAAKPMIYKEPLCMSFGGTITEQDVVTTLETLYDGYQ